CCCTTTTCCGAAAATGATCTATCAATCTCCCGATGAGACGCAGCAAAAGTTGGTCCAGCACGCGCTGAGTTACTGGAAATCCAAGGGTTTTACCCATCGTATCGCCACTTTGCCTGAAGGTCTGAACGACTCCGTTTTCGATGGGGTGGTTGCTCCTTGCCGCATCTGTGAAAAAGTGAAGACGCGGATCGCCTTCGAGGAGTTGTGCAAGGAAGAGTATGCCGGATCGGTTGTCGCGGTGGGGCATACAGTAGAAGATATCGCCGGATACCTGTCGGAACTCTTTTACATCGGTTCCGCCTACGATAGCTGGCAGGAGATGCGGGAAAGCGCGCCCACCCTTTTTGCGCGCGTCGTTGAGTTGTCTCGGCGGTTACATCCGAAGAACACGCCTTTTGCTCATCAGGGAAAAATCACATATATCAAACCGCTGATCGAGTTGGAAGAGGATTTGCTCCGCCAGTATGCGCGCGAACAAGACTTTCCCTGCATCCCCGAAAACTGTGCCGAGGTTCGCAGCAAAGACTTTGTCATGTATAAGCGTTTTGTCATGACCAGCATCGAATGGCTACGAGGCAGGTATCAGTATGATCCTGAAATTTCGTCAACGTTCTTGTTCCGAAACTACCTGAAGATGATGGATCGTTATGCATCCCTGGGCTTCATACCGCCGCTGGAAGAGATCCAAAAGATGAACATCGAGGCTGGTTTCTAACGCAATCACAGACAAAAAACAAGGGACTGCCCGCGCTACGGGGGGCAGTCCCTTGTTTTTTGCTCTTCTTTTAAGAAACGCCAGAGATCAGACGTGGAAACGAAGAACGAGATTCCGCAGTTCGTCAGACATTTGCCCCAGCGTCTGGGCATGATCTTTGATCTGCTCCATGATCGCCACCTGTTCTTGCGTCGCTGCGGCCATATTTTCCGAACCGGCCGACGAGCGCTGAGCGATCTCTTTGATTTTTTCTATGTCTGCATGGATCCCATTTCCCTTTGCGACCATCTCTTGGACGGACTCCGCGACAAGTTCCGTGTTTGCAAGAACGTCCGCAATCGAATTGGCAATCGCATCGAAGAACTTGTTCACTTCGGAGACTACCCGGGAACCTTCTTCCACTGTCGCCGTCCCATGGGTCATGGTTTGTACGGCGCTGTTTGTATTCACCTGTATTTCCTCAATCAGATGCCGGATCTCATTTGCGGCAGATCCCGATTGCTCCGCCAGCTTTCTTACCTCATCGGCGACTACGGCAAAGCCTCGTCCCTGCTCCCCTGCTCTCGCCGCTTCGATCGCCGCGTTTAAAGCCAGCATGTTGGTTTGGGTGGCGATATTGGAGATGACTTCAACAATCTGCCCGATGGCTTGAGAACGATCTCCCAGCGTGTTGATCACGCGGGCGGAGTCATTGACCGACTGTTGGATCGTTCCCATCTGCTGGTTGACGCGAACCAATGTTTGCCGCCCTTTTTGCTCGTTGGCGGAAGCCTCGTTCACCGCTTTGGCCACTTCCTGTGTTCGTTCCAAGACAACCTGTATGGAATTGGACAGTTCCCGCACACTGGTCCCCGATTGGCGTGTTCTTTCGACCGTTTCCTCGGATCCCATGGCAACCTCTTGAGAGCTGAGGGCAATCTGCTGGGTGGCCAACACGGTTTGTTCGCTGCTTTCCAGCATCCTCCGCGATGATTCAGCGACATGGCTCGTATTGTCTTGCACCTGTCCCACCAATGTCCTCAGGTTATCAGCCATTGTCTGGAAAGCTCGCGTCAACTCGCCCACTTCGTCCGCTCCGGCTTTGATGCCCTGGTAATCAACGGTCAAGTCCCCGCCGGCCATCTGGAGCGCCATCC
The nucleotide sequence above comes from Heliomicrobium undosum. Encoded proteins:
- a CDS encoding methyl-accepting chemotaxis protein; translation: MFIFVMLVVAISSIAGIVYYNVKTIFEGQIKTTLTSETKGVASDVGNWYHDVRDEAEMLSQSPARKQSPDEARNYLLAEMKRKPHLFSLMYGEADGYATGNLPRTFIGDRDFYKKAVETGKTVTSSPIISKNTGKAIINTMVPVMENGSFQGFVLAGIALDKISEKISTYKIGQNGYAYLLHRNGMVVAHPEKDLPMKANFLKDENVPPKFKEVNEQMANGESGLSSFYGSNNRENYISFAPVPGLDWSVAVVIPADEVLAPFHNTIQIILMVSLLILFAVGALTYYLSTKAVNPIIALKGMALQMAGGDLTVDYQGIKAGADEVGELTRAFQTMADNLRTLVGQVQDNTSHVAESSRRMLESSEQTVLATQQIALSSQEVAMGSEETVERTRQSGTSVRELSNSIQVVLERTQEVAKAVNEASANEQKGRQTLVRVNQQMGTIQQSVNDSARVINTLGDRSQAIGQIVEVISNIATQTNMLALNAAIEAARAGEQGRGFAVVADEVRKLAEQSGSAANEIRHLIEEIQVNTNSAVQTMTHGTATVEEGSRVVSEVNKFFDAIANSIADVLANTELVAESVQEMVAKGNGIHADIEKIKEIAQRSSAGSENMAAATQEQVAIMEQIKDHAQTLGQMSDELRNLVLRFHV
- a CDS encoding tRNA lysidine(34) synthetase — translated: MRRQQGNKQEVFKMTATNKSASSMIMDKFLNMVQSHNLVPKECSKIVIFYSGGKDASVLAHLFDAYRQTHRPDLTITLITIPFPKMIYQSPDETQQKLVQHALSYWKSKGFTHRIATLPEGLNDSVFDGVVAPCRICEKVKTRIAFEELCKEEYAGSVVAVGHTVEDIAGYLSELFYIGSAYDSWQEMRESAPTLFARVVELSRRLHPKNTPFAHQGKITYIKPLIELEEDLLRQYAREQDFPCIPENCAEVRSKDFVMYKRFVMTSIEWLRGRYQYDPEISSTFLFRNYLKMMDRYASLGFIPPLEEIQKMNIEAGF